A section of the Paenibacillus odorifer genome encodes:
- a CDS encoding helix-turn-helix transcriptional regulator produces the protein MKIDRLLSIVILLMNRRLIQAKELADMFEVSVRTIYRDIESINGAGIPIVTYQGANGGIGLMEGYRLDRNVLTDRELADIFTALQSVSSYGGNEHTLLMEKISSVIPPSQSAAFRSKTTQLIIDFSPWGLQRILEEKLATLKEALEESVTVNFDYVDAAGQTSQRSVEPYTLVLKGQAWYLYGFCLNRQDFRLFKLLRMKELVKNTQVFIAKDVDASELPWSNEYQRSTVTTATPIVLQFKAESKHLAEERFDSTELLPDGNGGYKVTINYPEDGWLYGFLLSFGMHVEVLEPPHIRQKLGQLAAGIAAKYTT, from the coding sequence TTGAAAATAGATCGATTGCTCTCTATCGTTATCCTGCTAATGAACCGCCGCCTAATTCAGGCGAAGGAGCTAGCCGATATGTTCGAGGTATCTGTGCGCACGATTTATCGTGATATTGAAAGCATTAATGGAGCCGGAATTCCTATCGTCACCTATCAGGGAGCTAACGGTGGGATCGGGCTTATGGAAGGATACCGGCTGGACCGCAATGTCTTGACGGATCGTGAGCTGGCGGATATTTTCACGGCTCTGCAGAGCGTCTCGTCTTATGGAGGAAATGAACATACGCTGCTCATGGAAAAGATCAGCAGCGTAATCCCGCCCTCCCAATCCGCCGCCTTCCGCAGCAAAACGACTCAGCTCATCATCGACTTCTCCCCATGGGGTCTTCAACGTATTTTGGAAGAGAAGCTTGCCACTCTAAAAGAAGCACTTGAGGAAAGCGTGACCGTAAACTTTGATTATGTAGATGCTGCGGGTCAGACAAGCCAGCGTTCGGTAGAGCCCTATACTTTAGTGCTGAAGGGGCAAGCCTGGTACTTATATGGATTTTGTCTGAATCGTCAGGATTTCCGTCTGTTTAAGCTGTTGCGCATGAAAGAGCTCGTTAAGAATACCCAAGTTTTTATTGCAAAAGATGTAGATGCAAGCGAGCTGCCTTGGAGCAACGAGTATCAGAGATCAACCGTAACAACAGCAACACCCATCGTTTTGCAGTTTAAGGCTGAAAGCAAACATCTAGCGGAAGAGCGGTTTGATTCTACCGAGCTACTGCCCGACGGTAATGGAGGTTACAAGGTTACCATCAACTATCCTGAGGATGGATGGCTGTATGGTTTCCTGCTAAGCTTCGGGATGCATGTAGAGGTCTTAGAGCCACCGCATATTCGGCAAAAGCTGGGGCAGCTTGCAGCAGGCATAGCAGCAAAATATACAACCTAA
- a CDS encoding MFS transporter — protein sequence MNNHSAVAMFRSHKGYSRLFTAGLINGIGDRFTSVAVLALVLQLTGSGMAVGISLGVRLLPYLFLAPLGGILGSKIPRKYIMIATDMLRVPVALAFLWVDGEENLWLLYMASFLLAAGEAIYSPVRKSTIPLLVTKDSLLTVNGLEQLMSGCVLILGAFCGGVVSMWFGPEAAFIMNAVSFLIAAILIYGIEFPQHTEMATVAKKATYSPEGDLEKSAEEAKYGRLRALGMVIGGSLTLQVIFGYELLVPLLNGLDNVLISVYAIQVFHTGDIGVGAFYAALGVGLSLSFFISRYLKKGLLIVAIGGLLLEGVLLMGISVSNHFAAALMLYILLSFAGGTGNACLDTLVMRKTPSAIQPFVFGLLSAVGNTLLGLSMLFAGWLLEGVEPRMVGFVGGAGFAAVALLLAGYRGYAARKNVLKKGGGFTVPWKFF from the coding sequence ATGAATAATCACTCAGCTGTTGCGATGTTTAGGAGTCATAAGGGATATTCACGATTGTTCACAGCCGGCTTGATCAATGGAATTGGTGATCGTTTTACTAGCGTTGCAGTACTGGCGCTGGTTCTGCAGTTGACGGGATCAGGCATGGCGGTGGGGATTTCGTTAGGTGTGAGACTGCTTCCTTATTTATTCCTGGCCCCGCTTGGAGGCATACTTGGCAGTAAAATTCCACGCAAATATATCATGATAGCTACAGATATGCTGAGGGTCCCAGTAGCCTTAGCCTTTTTATGGGTGGATGGGGAGGAGAACCTGTGGTTGTTATATATGGCAAGTTTTTTACTGGCAGCGGGCGAAGCCATTTACAGCCCTGTTCGTAAGTCCACAATCCCCTTGCTCGTCACCAAAGATTCTCTGCTGACCGTCAACGGACTAGAGCAGTTAATGAGCGGCTGCGTGCTGATCCTTGGGGCGTTTTGTGGAGGGGTGGTGTCGATGTGGTTTGGTCCGGAGGCAGCGTTCATTATGAATGCAGTGTCTTTTTTAATTGCGGCGATATTAATTTACGGTATCGAGTTTCCACAACATACGGAAATGGCGACGGTGGCTAAGAAGGCTACATATTCTCCTGAGGGGGACTTAGAAAAATCTGCTGAAGAAGCAAAATACGGTCGGCTGCGTGCTCTGGGAATGGTAATTGGCGGGAGCCTAACGCTGCAGGTCATTTTCGGTTATGAGCTGTTGGTGCCGTTGTTAAATGGTCTGGATAATGTACTGATCAGTGTATATGCGATACAGGTATTTCACACGGGCGATATTGGAGTAGGGGCATTTTATGCGGCGCTTGGCGTCGGTCTTAGCCTTAGTTTTTTTATCTCACGTTATTTAAAAAAGGGACTGCTGATTGTAGCCATCGGAGGGCTTTTGCTCGAAGGTGTATTATTGATGGGCATCAGTGTCAGCAATCATTTTGCGGCAGCATTAATGTTATACATTCTGCTGTCATTTGCCGGGGGGACGGGGAATGCCTGTCTGGATACGCTTGTTATGCGGAAAACGCCATCTGCTATACAGCCCTTTGTGTTTGGACTTCTGTCTGCAGTAGGAAATACGCTGCTGGGGTTATCTATGCTGTTCGCCGGGTGGCTATTAGAAGGGGTGGAGCCAAGAATGGTAGGGTTTGTTGGGGGAGCGGGATTTGCCGCAGTTGCGCTTTTGCTTGCAGGATATCGGGGGTACGCAGCAAGAAAAAACGTACTTAAAAAGGGCGGTGGCTTCACCGTCCCTTGGAAGTTTTTTTGA
- a CDS encoding DedA family protein, which translates to MEMLNFIQELFSKYGYSVLFFGLLLEFVALPFPGETTMAFAGFLSYTGRLDFITLILVAFAGTTAGMTLTYFVGLKAGMPFIQRYGKWLLFSPAKLDKTQKWFEKYGSILISIGYFIPGVRHFTGYFAGIVALPFRKFALYAYSGALFWVVLFLGIGRVFGPQWMGIFHLFELYALWIISGCVAIAALVILYRYRKKISIRLFPRKAAIKLQTQVKKTSKGR; encoded by the coding sequence ATGGAAATGCTGAACTTTATACAAGAATTATTCAGCAAATATGGATATAGCGTATTGTTTTTTGGATTGCTGCTCGAATTCGTTGCCTTGCCGTTTCCCGGAGAAACTACCATGGCTTTTGCAGGTTTCCTTTCCTATACGGGAAGACTTGATTTCATAACGCTGATTCTAGTGGCGTTTGCAGGGACCACCGCCGGGATGACCCTCACCTATTTTGTCGGATTAAAAGCCGGAATGCCCTTCATCCAGCGATACGGCAAGTGGTTGCTGTTCTCCCCTGCCAAGCTGGATAAAACGCAAAAATGGTTCGAGAAATACGGCAGTATCCTTATTTCCATCGGATATTTTATTCCAGGCGTTCGTCACTTCACCGGCTATTTTGCTGGTATAGTTGCGCTGCCCTTTCGTAAATTCGCCCTCTACGCTTATAGTGGAGCATTATTCTGGGTAGTGCTGTTTCTTGGCATAGGACGGGTATTTGGTCCGCAGTGGATGGGTATTTTCCATTTATTCGAGTTATATGCACTATGGATTATCTCCGGCTGTGTAGCTATAGCTGCCCTTGTAATCCTGTATCGCTACCGCAAAAAGATAAGCATCCGCCTGTTCCCGCGCAAAGCTGCCATAAAGCTACAGACTCAGGTCAAAAAAACTTCCAAGGGACGGTGA
- a CDS encoding polysaccharide deacetylase, with translation MKGNKNTHGRRNFIRGLLVMVVIVIVMLGWNAGESVDSWMNRSLQSASAESVSVKNNLPLVAMQELPPKAESIVTASPEVKLNSSTAQVSKVSTTYSAITAAKKASKTVYITFDDGPSDNTFNVLEILQQQGVKATFFVLGNQAKSHPELINAIWEQGHAIGNHTYNHNYHDLYSGFTEFWSQIKKTEEIIRGITGVRPQLIRAPGGTFDHFDNTYFNLLKQAGYIVTDWTVDSGDSKRKGVPASEILKESTADLKSSRVILLLHDGGGHQESVKALPDIIARYKAAGYSFGLLDETVEPVQFRVSSKANSLGRVKPSEAWITSNIIPNAELFAPGKPLVLEVGKLETKLAPGEYTLQKGKYMVPLRAVIERLGGQISWDAGSRSGRIAWNGKDIIADVANKELLLNLPDHVQKINGASVEMIGGSIWVSLRELLETADHPPLNISVTEGERRVIAF, from the coding sequence ATGAAAGGTAACAAAAACACTCACGGCCGCCGAAACTTCATACGCGGATTGCTTGTTATGGTTGTAATCGTCATCGTAATGCTGGGATGGAACGCAGGGGAGAGTGTAGATTCTTGGATGAATCGTTCATTACAGTCCGCAAGTGCGGAGTCTGTCTCTGTTAAGAATAATCTCCCGTTAGTGGCGATGCAAGAATTGCCTCCTAAAGCAGAGTCCATTGTGACTGCTTCTCCAGAAGTTAAATTGAATTCCAGTACGGCACAAGTATCCAAGGTGTCAACAACATATTCGGCAATCACAGCCGCAAAGAAAGCTTCAAAAACAGTCTATATTACATTTGACGACGGACCGAGTGACAATACCTTCAACGTTCTTGAAATTTTACAGCAGCAAGGTGTGAAGGCGACCTTTTTTGTCCTTGGTAATCAAGCGAAAAGCCATCCAGAGCTAATTAATGCCATATGGGAACAAGGACATGCTATTGGCAATCATACCTATAATCATAATTACCATGATTTATATAGTGGATTCACTGAATTTTGGAGCCAGATTAAAAAGACCGAAGAAATTATTCGGGGCATTACAGGGGTTCGCCCACAACTTATCCGCGCCCCGGGCGGAACCTTTGATCACTTTGATAATACCTACTTCAATTTGTTGAAGCAAGCCGGTTATATCGTTACGGATTGGACGGTGGACAGCGGGGATTCCAAACGCAAAGGGGTACCGGCGTCAGAAATCTTAAAAGAGTCAACCGCGGATCTGAAGTCCTCTCGGGTTATTCTGCTGCTGCATGATGGCGGCGGCCATCAGGAGAGTGTTAAAGCACTGCCTGATATTATTGCGCGTTATAAGGCTGCTGGATACAGCTTTGGCCTTTTAGATGAGACGGTGGAGCCTGTACAATTCAGAGTCTCCTCAAAAGCCAATAGCTTGGGCAGAGTGAAACCTTCGGAAGCTTGGATCACCTCGAATATCATACCGAATGCAGAGCTGTTTGCGCCCGGCAAACCTTTGGTGCTGGAGGTTGGAAAGCTGGAGACGAAGCTGGCGCCAGGTGAATATACTCTGCAAAAAGGAAAATATATGGTGCCACTTCGCGCTGTGATCGAACGGCTGGGAGGGCAGATTAGCTGGGATGCGGGCAGTCGCAGTGGAAGGATTGCCTGGAACGGCAAAGATATCATCGCGGATGTGGCGAACAAGGAACTCCTTTTAAATCTTCCTGATCATGTTCAAAAGATAAACGGTGCCAGTGTGGAGATGATTGGCGGTTCTATCTGGGTATCGCTGCGTGAGCTGCTGGAGACAGCCGATCACCCTCCTTTAAATATAAGCGTGACGGAAGGTGAGCGCCGGGTAATAGCCTTCTGA
- a CDS encoding DUF58 domain-containing protein, translating into MSSSKKVEHKLNNKTERVRSFSYPRSRSALAEWLRVLTVAGIIGVLYAWRGGASLLFLLIAVGVIMVGGLIVQLSGPRAIKIERTITPVRPIAGNTLLVKVRVNFSARLPLPWLTIADFWGDRGHHKLLFPGFRRSFEYTYILENMPRGHHHLQGCRVTWGDLPGWFTGRSEPAEEHSIKVLPAPLYYGGAVPDSGFISGDSLYSRRGRSSNDETMESREYEPGDPLSRIHWKNSARLGNLQSKVPEREKAKMSCIVLANDPKSYEIPANALTPRGSREEQPPVFEKAVSTAMGLMLFAEQSGAYVQLFSGGWPEGMARHEGLGKIPGRVLDILTDISPNGTRTLSELLEDASRGWIPGMTVAIVTGRLEEQSAKVIAKFLVQGVKVELYYAWDQPAPVPAEVTLQEIRQPVRGTVGDSLGRLGARMFCLDDALPAYRLREVEYHESSGKPTLR; encoded by the coding sequence TTGTCCTCTTCAAAAAAAGTAGAGCACAAATTAAATAACAAGACTGAAAGAGTTAGAAGCTTCTCCTATCCGCGTAGCCGTAGTGCATTGGCTGAATGGTTGCGGGTGCTGACTGTGGCTGGAATTATAGGTGTTTTATATGCATGGCGCGGAGGCGCATCACTCTTATTTCTGCTGATCGCTGTAGGCGTTATCATGGTTGGCGGACTTATCGTTCAACTTTCAGGTCCACGGGCGATAAAGATTGAACGTACAATCACTCCTGTAAGACCGATAGCTGGAAATACACTGCTTGTGAAGGTGCGGGTGAATTTCTCTGCCCGGCTTCCACTGCCATGGCTGACTATCGCTGATTTTTGGGGGGACAGAGGACATCACAAGCTACTGTTTCCGGGATTCAGACGCTCTTTTGAATACACCTACATTCTTGAGAATATGCCACGCGGACATCATCATTTGCAGGGCTGTAGAGTAACCTGGGGAGATTTGCCCGGCTGGTTCACAGGCCGATCTGAGCCTGCTGAAGAGCATAGCATTAAAGTGCTGCCAGCCCCCCTATATTATGGCGGAGCAGTCCCGGACAGCGGCTTTATTAGCGGTGATTCGCTCTATTCCAGAAGGGGAAGAAGCAGCAATGATGAGACCATGGAATCGCGGGAATATGAGCCCGGTGATCCACTTAGCCGAATCCATTGGAAGAACAGTGCCCGGCTAGGGAATCTGCAGAGCAAAGTTCCAGAGCGTGAAAAGGCAAAAATGAGCTGTATCGTGTTGGCTAATGATCCAAAAAGCTATGAGATTCCAGCCAATGCACTTACACCTCGTGGCAGTCGGGAAGAGCAGCCACCGGTATTTGAGAAGGCGGTGTCAACGGCGATGGGGCTGATGCTCTTTGCTGAGCAGTCAGGTGCTTATGTCCAGTTATTCAGCGGAGGCTGGCCAGAAGGAATGGCTAGGCATGAAGGACTGGGCAAAATCCCAGGGAGAGTGCTGGATATTCTAACTGATATTTCTCCGAATGGAACAAGAACCCTGTCCGAGCTGTTGGAGGATGCTTCTAGAGGCTGGATTCCGGGAATGACCGTTGCTATAGTGACCGGAAGATTAGAGGAACAATCCGCTAAGGTTATCGCTAAATTCTTAGTGCAAGGTGTAAAAGTTGAGCTCTATTATGCTTGGGATCAGCCAGCTCCGGTGCCTGCGGAGGTAACGCTGCAGGAGATCCGCCAGCCTGTGCGGGGAACGGTTGGGGATAGTCTGGGTCGTCTGGGAGCACGGATGTTTTGTCTGGATGATGCATTGCCAGCTTACAGGCTCAGGGAGGTAGAGTACCATGAATCATCCGGAAAACCAACGCTACGGTAA
- a CDS encoding transglutaminase domain-containing protein, whose amino-acid sequence MNHPENQRYGKRIPGDTSFSMNGQSGKEPKQLHLEKLESSHAGKQRKIPLYYRMLFSLAILGLFLEWLLPLYRTTSLEDTARLLQILMISAAVLLMWGILQIPGWLLLSIQCLMIGTAWLYLCSESVGTGWLGIYAVEIPNDLILLFSGHVSQLSEISRLLILIVGWGLLVSSVQQLALFRGSTLLFTAVTLIYLLVLDIGFGVNTTTDVVISVGLIVWMQAMSGLLRLRERVGSIHLPYARWGVLALAAAIFVMMTAWFGGQVYEVRPPNQTTLQSTFEKLQEWASGHMPEDNEAIPAGTTGYSTNDGELGAPLSRNTEPVFTALTSLRTYWRGESIAYYDGRRWIRGGEEFTPLNLSSLPQIPATVTTTNGGRTLQQRIQFASPSSGGIPVFNAGTITDVETVQLSNGSQLGYVLANKDRDTFRLPDSAGSTRITEYRVDSILPESNPVLLRGLGDADPQEIKNKYLQLPDLLPERVKALAEKLTASSDNRYDSATAIRDYLQNGYSYTLDTMVPPAGADFVDHFLFETKQGYCVHFATAMTVLLRSTGIPARYVQGYGPGTQQEEAMPAKYLVTQGDAHAWVEVYFAGAGWVPFDPTPGPALAAGFPAPARPAAAALAPQATRSAELPVLPLAGGPFSAPLTAAALLPAAAWRWRRSLALLLAACRGSSLSRERQLRAASLAWHGLAERFGPPPPGVTGREYVDSLRIYDAGLYVAVRQFVRQWETLAYAPALASTAVISARGNSLKSAPDLGGEPAASDANAFIRECLIITFRLT is encoded by the coding sequence ATGAATCATCCGGAAAACCAACGCTACGGTAAGCGGATACCGGGTGACACAAGCTTCTCTATGAATGGGCAAAGTGGGAAGGAACCAAAGCAGCTCCATTTGGAAAAACTAGAGAGCAGTCATGCCGGTAAACAGAGAAAGATACCTCTGTATTATCGCATGCTGTTCTCTTTGGCTATTTTGGGGCTGTTTTTAGAATGGCTGCTCCCTTTATATAGAACGACTTCATTGGAAGATACTGCTAGATTGCTGCAGATTCTGATGATTTCTGCTGCCGTGCTGTTGATGTGGGGAATCCTTCAGATTCCCGGATGGCTATTGCTAAGTATCCAATGTTTGATGATCGGCACGGCTTGGCTATATCTATGCAGTGAGAGCGTAGGGACAGGATGGTTGGGCATTTATGCAGTAGAAATTCCAAATGATCTGATTTTGCTCTTTTCAGGGCATGTTTCTCAGCTTAGCGAGATCAGCAGACTTTTGATTTTGATTGTTGGCTGGGGGCTGCTGGTATCTTCGGTGCAGCAGCTTGCACTTTTCAGAGGAAGCACGCTGCTGTTTACAGCGGTGACCCTCATTTATCTATTGGTTCTGGATATTGGCTTTGGCGTTAATACGACAACGGATGTTGTAATATCAGTGGGGCTTATTGTATGGATGCAAGCAATGAGTGGTTTGCTCCGTCTGCGGGAACGGGTGGGCAGCATTCACCTGCCGTATGCCCGATGGGGAGTTTTGGCATTAGCGGCTGCCATATTCGTAATGATGACAGCATGGTTCGGTGGGCAGGTATATGAAGTACGACCGCCTAACCAAACTACACTCCAGTCAACCTTTGAAAAGCTGCAGGAATGGGCTTCGGGCCATATGCCGGAAGATAATGAGGCTATACCTGCAGGAACAACAGGGTATAGTACAAATGATGGAGAACTGGGTGCTCCATTGTCACGCAATACCGAGCCAGTCTTCACAGCATTGACCAGCCTGCGTACCTATTGGCGCGGGGAGAGCATTGCCTATTATGACGGACGCCGTTGGATCAGAGGTGGTGAGGAATTTACTCCGCTTAACTTGTCCAGCCTGCCTCAGATTCCGGCGACGGTAACTACTACTAATGGTGGACGGACTTTACAACAGCGGATACAATTTGCCAGCCCTTCTTCCGGAGGAATTCCTGTATTCAATGCGGGCACCATAACGGATGTTGAGACAGTTCAACTATCTAATGGCAGCCAGCTTGGTTATGTTCTGGCGAATAAGGACAGGGATACCTTTCGTCTGCCAGATTCGGCGGGTTCAACTCGGATCACTGAGTATAGAGTTGATTCTATACTTCCCGAGAGTAATCCAGTACTGCTGCGCGGGTTGGGTGATGCTGATCCTCAAGAAATAAAGAACAAATATTTGCAGCTGCCTGATTTATTACCTGAGCGAGTGAAAGCTCTGGCAGAGAAGCTCACAGCTTCCTCGGATAACCGATATGACTCCGCAACCGCCATTCGGGATTATTTGCAAAACGGGTATTCTTACACGCTGGATACCATGGTTCCGCCAGCTGGCGCTGATTTTGTGGATCATTTCCTGTTTGAGACCAAGCAAGGTTATTGTGTGCATTTTGCAACAGCGATGACCGTATTGCTGCGAAGCACAGGCATTCCAGCGCGGTATGTTCAAGGGTACGGACCTGGAACCCAGCAGGAGGAAGCCATGCCGGCGAAGTATTTAGTCACCCAAGGGGATGCGCATGCTTGGGTAGAGGTTTATTTTGCCGGCGCAGGTTGGGTTCCTTTCGATCCGACGCCGGGGCCTGCGCTTGCGGCTGGCTTCCCCGCGCCGGCACGGCCTGCGGCAGCGGCGCTCGCGCCGCAAGCAACGCGCAGCGCGGAACTACCCGTCCTGCCGCTGGCGGGCGGACCCTTTTCAGCGCCGCTGACTGCCGCGGCGCTGCTTCCCGCCGCCGCTTGGCGCTGGCGGCGCAGTCTGGCTCTGCTGCTGGCCGCGTGTCGCGGCAGCAGCTTGAGCCGTGAGAGGCAGCTGCGCGCGGCCTCTCTGGCTTGGCACGGGCTGGCGGAGCGGTTTGGACCGCCGCCGCCCGGCGTTACTGGCAGGGAGTATGTGGACTCCCTGCGGATTTACGATGCCGGACTATACGTGGCCGTCCGGCAGTTCGTCCGCCAGTGGGAGACCCTGGCGTACGCGCCAGCTTTGGCATCCACAGCCGTGATCTCTGCCCGCGGCAATTCCTTAAAATCCGCTCCCGACCTTGGCGGCGAACCTGCGGCTTCTGATGCGAACGCGTTTATTCGCGAATGTCTGATCATTACCTTCCGTTTAACATAA
- the guaA gene encoding glutamine-hydrolyzing GMP synthase: MNKPNEIIVVLDFGGQYNQLIARRIRDLGVYSELLPYNTPVDKIKALSPKGIVFSGGPSSVYAEDAPHVDPAIYDLGVPIFGICYGMQLMAHQLDGKVERSAKREYGKADVDFAEGTALVAGLENRQTVWMSHGDHVVELPTGFKLDAGTESAPIAAMSNAERKLFAVQFHPEVRHSVQGNEMISNFLYQVCGCDGKWTMESFIDEAVQDIRNQVGDKKVLCALSGGVDSSVVAMLIHRAIGDQLTCMFIDHGLLRKGEAESVMETFVGKFDIHVVKIDARDRFMSKLAGVEDPEQKRKIIGNEFIYCFDEESAKLGDFSFLAQGTLYTDIVESGTATAQTIKSHHNVGGLPEDMKFSLIEPLNTLFKDEVRKLGEELGMPRAIVWRQPFPGPGLAIRVLGEVTEDKLTIVRDSDYILQEEIAKAGLDREIWQYFTALPNMKSVGVMGDARTYSYTVGVRAVTSIDGMTADWARIPWDVLEKISVRIVNEVENVNRVVYDITSKPPATIEWE; this comes from the coding sequence ATGAACAAGCCAAATGAAATTATCGTCGTTCTCGATTTTGGAGGACAATACAACCAACTTATCGCGCGCAGAATTCGGGACCTGGGAGTATACAGCGAACTTTTGCCGTACAATACGCCAGTTGACAAGATTAAAGCACTTTCGCCTAAAGGAATTGTCTTCTCCGGCGGACCTAGCAGTGTATACGCTGAAGATGCACCACACGTAGATCCGGCTATTTATGATCTAGGAGTGCCGATCTTCGGTATTTGTTATGGTATGCAGCTGATGGCTCATCAGCTTGATGGTAAAGTAGAACGTTCAGCTAAACGGGAATATGGTAAAGCTGATGTTGACTTTGCAGAAGGAACTGCTTTAGTTGCAGGATTGGAGAACCGCCAGACTGTATGGATGAGCCACGGTGACCATGTAGTTGAGCTTCCAACAGGCTTCAAGCTGGATGCAGGTACAGAAAGTGCTCCAATTGCAGCAATGAGCAATGCGGAGCGCAAATTGTTCGCTGTGCAATTCCACCCAGAAGTACGTCACTCCGTTCAAGGTAACGAGATGATCTCGAACTTCTTATACCAAGTTTGTGGTTGCGACGGCAAATGGACAATGGAATCGTTTATCGATGAAGCCGTTCAAGATATTCGCAATCAAGTCGGAGATAAAAAAGTACTCTGCGCTCTTAGTGGCGGAGTGGATTCTTCCGTTGTGGCTATGCTTATCCACCGTGCAATTGGAGATCAATTGACTTGTATGTTTATTGACCACGGTCTTCTGCGTAAAGGTGAAGCAGAAAGCGTTATGGAGACTTTCGTAGGCAAATTCGATATTCATGTAGTGAAAATCGATGCACGCGATCGCTTCATGAGCAAACTTGCAGGTGTTGAAGACCCTGAGCAAAAACGTAAAATCATTGGTAACGAGTTTATCTACTGCTTCGACGAAGAGTCAGCTAAGCTCGGAGATTTTTCATTCCTTGCACAAGGTACGCTTTATACGGATATCGTTGAGAGTGGAACAGCTACAGCGCAAACCATTAAATCCCACCACAATGTGGGCGGTCTGCCAGAAGATATGAAATTCAGCTTGATCGAGCCGCTAAACACCTTGTTTAAGGATGAAGTTCGTAAACTCGGTGAAGAGCTGGGCATGCCACGTGCGATCGTATGGCGTCAGCCTTTCCCAGGTCCAGGTCTTGCTATTCGTGTCTTGGGTGAAGTAACAGAGGACAAGCTTACCATCGTTCGTGATTCTGACTACATTCTGCAAGAAGAAATTGCTAAAGCAGGATTAGACCGTGAAATTTGGCAATACTTCACTGCACTTCCTAACATGAAGAGTGTCGGAGTTATGGGTGATGCTCGTACGTATTCCTACACAGTAGGTGTCCGCGCAGTAACTTCCATCGATGGCATGACCGCTGACTGGGCACGTATCCCATGGGATGTTCTTGAAAAAATCTCTGTACGTATTGTCAACGAAGTTGAGAACGTAAACCGTGTAGTGTATGACATTACTTCGAAACCACCTGCAACGATTGAGTGGGAATAG
- a CDS encoding NCS2 family permease codes for MNRFFKLKENGTTVRTEIMAGLTTFMAMAYILSVNPSTLTAFGRIDMGWYSVFLATALAAGIFTIAMGVFINFPVALAPGMGLNAYFASVILSSATSEHPFTWQMGLTAVFISGLIFILLTVTRVRQILLTAIPDSLKHAITVGIGMFITILGLKNSGLMTIGVEAGKDISANTFTDVLSFETIIHMGSLENTDVQLVIIGLLLISILMVLQVKGAILFGILGTTLAGILMGVVDFGSLSSPTTPWVPDLTQLNFFEFDWDGILHTGIVSAIATFTFVELFDTFGTLVGTAQRAGIMDNPEEGNKRVGNAMFVDAIAVAGGAALGTSTTTAFVESAAGVAEGGRTGLTAVTTGVCFLLALFLAPIVALIPGSATAAALIVVGVLMAQSIREIDFQDMVVAIPAFLTLVIMPFTYNIANGISFGIVTYVILACVANLAGKKKYDIHWMMWVLAILIILRYVFLGSAG; via the coding sequence TTGAATCGGTTTTTCAAGTTGAAAGAGAACGGCACTACAGTACGTACAGAGATAATGGCCGGCTTGACTACGTTCATGGCTATGGCTTACATCCTGTCGGTTAATCCGAGCACATTAACAGCATTTGGCCGCATCGATATGGGCTGGTACTCTGTATTTCTAGCGACTGCGCTGGCAGCAGGTATTTTCACCATTGCAATGGGCGTGTTTATAAACTTTCCAGTAGCATTGGCACCAGGTATGGGACTTAATGCATACTTTGCTTCCGTAATTTTGTCTTCTGCAACCTCAGAACATCCATTCACTTGGCAAATGGGTCTGACTGCAGTATTTATTTCCGGTTTGATCTTCATCCTGCTCACGGTTACCCGAGTGCGGCAGATCTTACTGACAGCCATTCCTGACAGCTTGAAGCATGCCATTACCGTAGGTATCGGGATGTTCATTACAATCCTTGGGCTTAAGAACAGTGGTTTGATGACGATTGGTGTCGAAGCTGGTAAAGATATTTCCGCCAATACATTCACAGACGTCCTATCCTTTGAAACAATTATTCATATGGGTAGTCTAGAGAACACTGATGTACAATTGGTAATTATCGGATTGCTTCTTATTTCCATCCTGATGGTACTGCAAGTTAAAGGTGCGATTTTATTCGGTATCTTGGGTACAACCCTCGCGGGTATACTGATGGGTGTAGTTGATTTTGGCTCATTGTCCAGTCCGACAACCCCTTGGGTGCCTGACCTGACGCAATTGAACTTTTTCGAATTTGACTGGGATGGTATCCTGCACACCGGTATTGTTTCAGCAATCGCAACATTCACTTTTGTAGAATTGTTCGATACATTTGGTACACTTGTAGGTACTGCTCAACGCGCTGGTATTATGGACAACCCTGAAGAAGGTAACAAACGTGTAGGTAATGCAATGTTTGTCGATGCCATTGCTGTAGCTGGTGGTGCGGCATTGGGTACTTCCACTACTACTGCTTTTGTAGAAAGCGCGGCAGGTGTTGCTGAAGGTGGACGTACAGGTCTTACAGCTGTAACAACGGGTGTGTGCTTCTTGCTTGCGTTATTCCTTGCACCAATAGTGGCTCTGATCCCTGGATCTGCTACAGCCGCAGCATTGATTGTCGTAGGCGTGCTCATGGCACAATCGATTCGCGAAATTGATTTTCAAGATATGGTTGTTGCGATTCCAGCGTTCCTTACTCTAGTAATCATGCCTTTCACTTATAATATTGCTAATGGTATTTCCTTTGGTATCGTAACTTATGTAATCCTTGCTTGTGTAGCTAACCTTGCTGGCAAGAAAAAATACGATATTCACTGGATGATGTGGGTACTTGCTATTCTGATTATTCTCCGTTATGTATTTCTTGGTAGTGCGGGCTAA